In Vitis vinifera cultivar Pinot Noir 40024 chromosome 4, ASM3070453v1, the genomic window CTAACCACAACCCTTATCatttaagataataataagATCTTAGGAATTATCTTTCTTCTTTGGTTACTCCAATGCTAAAGACCAGTTGGTCCCCGCTTCACATGCATTTACTAGTATTTAATTATGAGAAATAGTAGTTGTCTTCAGTTATCTAGGTGATTAGGATTTTGCTAAGtaatcaaaattcatggaaGTCTGGTAATCAAATTCTTATTTATGATCAAAGGCTTTGCCAAATTTTAGGATGCCAATCCTCCTTCCAATGACCTCAAATTCTTTCAATTTTGATTACTATTATTGTTAAAGTTTGGTGACCCGAATTTTATTTGGTTCAACCCGAAAAGCTCATGGTGAAACATATGTGATAAAACtaaattatgagattttttggGGGTCTATGGTGGTAGCAAAGGGATCAAGCCTATATATACATGGATGATGTATAGTATTTAAAGTTATGATGATTATACTTCTACAATAGCTGCTCACATCTCACACCTCTCCCCTTTTTGTACCAATTTTTTGACATAGTGAATTTGCTTCTCTTTTGCCTTTGATTTTTCTAGTTTAATGTTTTTCAGTAAATCTATGTGttcttattatgttttttttttcatattatctaTCCTCATTTTTCCATAACAATAACTAAAAGGAAGGTTCTCGGTtttgattaaaaacaaaaaaaaaaaaatctctatggttatatttggttcttggaaagttcaagaaaaaaatgtgaagaaattaaaatataaaagaaaagcacaagaaaagaaaaagtgaaagaaaaaaaatatatatatatataggtttaaaatcaataaattacatttatataatacttcaaactcatttcacttatttaactcatctatataaataataaataatttaaaaatatataaattccttattaatatttttaattatttttgactttctttaacatttcttatagtaaaaccaaatatgaaaaaattaattttcttggtAGTTTTTTTCTATAGTACTTTTAGTGTAATTTACAACTGAACCAAACGAGTCCTACTCCGAAACAATGGTGTACTTACAATTACAAAAAAGAAGAGTGGATTTGTAACATATGACAGaaagtttatgaaaaaaataaatccttCTTAACAGGCATCAAGTGGATCCATGTCCTGAAATGAGGGTGCACGTAATTAGTAGGGATTGAGGTGAATATGATAGGAAATGGACTATCAAtgttctagaaaaaaaatataggggGTGATGGAACTCATGACCCTCCTGCAAATCAAGACCTCAAGAGCAAGTTGCTAATTAAAAGGCCTAGCTAAATTATTAGGTGTTTTGATCACTGGTATCTCAAGGACCAATTCAAAAGTAATGTTGGATAGTTTTTgtcaataataattttctagCTATTAGggagaattaattaattaacaaaaaagTGATCTTTGGAAGAagtatttatcaaatattaacCCAAGAatcattttaaatgattttctacacaatttaaaatatgcaatttgtaaaaaaaaattaaatattttcaagtattaagaaacatttttaaatctCTCAAAATCATTCTCTGATAAACGTTAACCAAACTTGGCTTAGAACCCTACTTAATGTAACCAAGAAAAAATTGATATGAACATTATCTCCCTTTGCTCTATTGGATAGGCTTAGGGGGTGTTAGTTaggtaaaaattaatatttattatttaataacttaaattgattttaagttaaattatatttaagttattaatttaaaacttattactgaattaatttttactttaactattaaggttgtttgataaaattaatttataacttattctaaattatcaGATTGATATATtaatcctcataaattataattagggtaaagaAAATCGAGTAAGAGTGAAGATTGTGGAGTAATAAAGAAGACCGTGGAGGTAATTAGGACAAATAGaggtaaaaatgtaaaatgaagatgtggacttaaaaataagttatttatttttactttttatttaaagttgttttttactttaagtttttccattaaattattttatcaaacacacttaatttacttaataactcaaattaattaagttattaaatcactttaagttataaagttgatttatcaaacatccacataatatatatatatatatatatatatatattctaaaattGATCATTTCCTTGGTTATCCCTTACTTCTAGCTATTTTCAACAGGGAATTATCACCCATTACAAGACAACAGAAGAAACAAACCAATGCCCTGATGAGCAAAGGCAGccattaatatttttgttaataaaaaatcttGGTCATGTCTTACTATGCGCAGAACGCCAAGTCCCATGTAGTTGTCTATTGTTGCCATGGCTGATTCCATGAACAATTCTTCAAGAAATCCCCCGTGACGTTGCATGCCAAGCTCTAGAGAATAATTACCTTCTAAGACATTATGACCCAAGTCAGTTTGGTATATACTTTTGccttttgatatatatgtttGGCACTTTCCAGTCATGGCGGCCACGTTGTCTAATagaattaggaaaaaaatatgaattaatgacaaatattaaaacttaaaattaattcatactGCTTCTActcaataaatttatcatttattcTCCACAAGTATGTATTTAAACAATCACATTATGAGGTGAATGAataattcttaatatttatgattgattgacatatatttatttgcttgtatgatatttttagtaaacttaattaatattttaaaaatcgaattggttattaaataaaaaaagttattaattcACGGTTCAatagttgaattaataattgaaCTGCGGTCAAATCgataacatcataaatatataatttatattttattttaattaaaaataattttaagaaactatacatatataattaaaaatcaataatattttatttttatcttatatttatataaatatattaatattttaaattttattaaataaaacatgtataatatttaaatgtaaaaatgtatattgaaaatggaaaaaaaatgtattatgtaattttatatatatatattatttttctttattaataccACTCTTACCTTGAATCCTTAGTCCAAGGTTCAAGTCCTCTCCTTGCATGAGTAAGAGAAActtgaggaaataaaaaaaagcttTAAAATGGAAGGTGCCATATGTGGCTCAACAAGTCCTGGGCCTGAGTTTAGATAAATTGAATCACAAATTCTCAATTTAGTGGTCTAATGGTCGACTCATTTGGTTCAATGTTGGTTTGACGTCCCTTGGGCTCAAAAGGTgaacttaatatttttatttcataatgtTATTATTACAAGTGAGGTGGTGCAGAGATTTCAAGTGTCTTTTTTGGTTTATGCTCCATTTGGTCGTggagaaaattattattattattattattattattattattattattattattattattattatgtaatTGTATGTTTGTTGGAGCTTGccacaaaaataatgtttttttcaaaacaaaatttctcCATCTAGATctctttataaaatatttatcaaactaATATTTCACTACCTCATCAACATTACTATAGTGACCTAGCAAttgtgtattttatttttatttttcaaattgggaaatttttttttcttttcaaaaagcattatttttagtataaacTATATTTATTGTAGCCAACTTTTGCTAAATCTATGtggaaatgatatttttagGCTAGATGATGTTCATTTTGGTTAGAATCTTGTAATGCtagtaatatttttcatatcaagaatttatgttatttctattttttgtttccccTCTTAGTTTCATGGAGTAAAAATTTCGCCAGCATTCCTTTGCTAGACCTTTCTAAAAGATGTACTATTATAACTTATAGCAAAATGCAAATGTCATTGTTGGAAAGTTAAACTTGATTttaggaattttaaaaattaaaaattgatttaatttcaaGAAGTCAATTGCAATATTTTAGTTTACAAGGAAGGAATAATGGGGATCGAGAattctttacaaataaatgagtataaatacaTAGGTACTTACTTCAAAATTGTGGGTTGAGATATGATTGAATCATTGATTAAATCATCTTTCCTAATATGCCCTCGTAGCATGATGGTATTGGAAACACCAATATTGGATTCTAGATTTAATCAATGATTTGGTAAGAACATCAGTTAGTTGACTAAGTTGACACGAGAGATTATCAAGGACCCATTAATAATTTGATCCCATACAAAATGATAATCAAGAGCAATATGTTTCATACAAGAATTGAAAACTTGATTGAAACATACATAAATAGCTTCAAGGTTGTCATATAAAAGACAAGGAGGATGACTAAGAGAAAAACCATGTTTAACTACTAGGTTGGTGATCTAGGAAAGTTCAATGGTAATGGAAGCCACAAAGCAATATTTGGCTCTAGTAACTTAGAACACTAAGAGGGAGTGAGAGCCAAGAAAAATGACATAGGCAAAAATGAAAGTAGAATCATAGCAATTGTCTGCATAATCCACATTAAGGTAGGCAATGAGTTGAAGTGGTTAAGAATATTGAAGAAATAGTCCATAAAAAATGGTGTGCTTGAGATGCTAAGGTATATACCACATAGCTCTATATTGAGTGAGATCTCTAGGAGGTGTACCATCTTTGAGAAGTAGCTAAGTGGAAGTACTAATTAGTATGGTGATTTCTTGCTCACCCTCCTTCTTGAAGCATTTAAGAAGATCACTAAAGTATTTCTATTGAAAGAGAAATAGGCCATAAGTAGTAGGAAGGACCTCAACATCGAGAAAATGTTGGAAATTACCAAGGTCATTGATTGAGAAATGTTGAGAGAGAGCAACAAAGGCTTGTGTAACAAACTAGGATTAGTTGCATGTAATCTATTTCATCAATATAAAGCAAGAAATAAATTGTTAGGGCCtgtttggaaagtattttcaaaaactattttttattcttaagaacaaaaaacactaaaaaaaactcatttcatAAAGAAGTGTAAAGTTGCTCTTGTTGTTCTTAGATAACTTCAagcagtttttttttcttttttttacacTGTTTagagcacaaaaaaaaaaaaatagagatgtCCTTCATGTTTTCGCCTAAGTGTTCTCTCTGTTCTAATCTTCCTTACTTTGTAGTGTTCTCATCTCGCTTGCTTTGCAATCCAACGAGTGTCTCCACTAGCACCTCTGTAtgtatttatcattttttaaatattttcaagtctttttttttttttttgttagatttggTAATGAGAATGATCTTGgtaaatcagaaaaaaaaaaaaatgatagatttgtTGGGAAATATTTACTAGAGATTCTCTATTGGGTATTAGAGTCACCATCCCCATGTCAAATAGTGTGGTACTAGAGCTCCATAGAAACCCTACCAATTGAGCTAAGGTTGTGGAAGACATTGTGCGGTTGGAGAGGAAAATATTCCCTAATCATGAATCACTCACTAGATCATTTGATGAAGAACTGAGGAAAAGCAACTTTGGCTTCCTCTATACTCAACAACTTGATGGAGAATTTACAGGTTATGTCATGTACTCATGGCCTTCTTCCTTGCTTGCTTCCATCACAAGACAAACAAAACACTTCCTCTTTTCTTCGAGGGTTTTTGGTATAGCTCTAActtttttgtgaatttttttgcttttttgtaTTAGTTTTATGGGTTTGAaggtgttttttttactttgatgaTAAATCTTTGCTGAAAACTTTTGACTCTATTGATGGTAAGAAGTAAGAATCATTTTAAGACATTGAGATGATGAGGTTGTCAGTTATGATTCCATTGTTgctaaaaaaattacaaaaatcattGAAGGAGAATTACAAGAGGCAAGGCCATGGAGAAACACTGCTAAAAACAATAATTCAGAAATGTAAAGCTAGAAATATTTGTCAAATAATGCTTCATGTGGATCCTTCAAGGACTCTTGCAATGAGTCTCTACATAAAACATGGTTTCCAAGTTGATAACCTGATAAAAAAGCTACTACTCTTCAAATAAAGATGCTTATAGAATGTACTTAGATTTCCATGCCAACTAGCAAAATGAAGGAGTTTACTATAGTTTTTTGTTAGAATAATGTTCTGGTCTACAAGGAAAGTCATAGTCTTTAGGGACATCTACTTGTATTTGAATTGTTCCAAGTTTCTATTACTACTTGGCTTTATTTCCTCTAAGTGGGCTGCTTTCTCGTTTCTGTTAAGATTGTGTATAGAATGGCTATTTAAGCCAaagttattattaataaaactaAGTCATTCAATCCAACTTGTTGTGTTTTGTTCTTACTTTCATTTTAGATCAAAGTTCCCAACAATGTGGTTTCAAAGCCCTCATTGGGCCTGACAAATCAAAGCAATAATCTTTGAAGTACTTGTAGCAGCACAGAAGATGACTATAGAAGGGAGTTTTATACAACCAGCCATTCCTCGCTTTGATGGTCACTATGACCATTGGAGAATGCTGATGGAAAATTTCTACAATCTAATGAATTTTGGGGGTTGGTGGAGCTTGGCTATATTGAGCCAACAAGTGAATTGGTGCAGACAAATGCATAGCAAAAGAAGAATGATGAGATGAAGCTAAAGGACCTGAAAGTGAAGAACTATCTCTTCCAGGCAATCGATTGGACCGTTCTTAACACCTTTCTCAAGAAGGATACTGCCAAAGACATATGGGACgccatgaagaaaaaatttgaaggaaatgcAAGGGTTAAGAGGTCTCATCTTCAAGCTCTCCGCAGAGAATTTGAAACTCTTGAGATGAGATCTGGTGAAGGAGTGACAGAGTACTTTTTTAGGGTCATGACAATGGCCAACAAGATGCAAATTTATGGAGAAGATATGCAGGATGTTAAAGTGGTGGAGAAAATTCTACGCTCTTTAACTGAGAAGTTCAACTATGTTGTATGTTCTATTGAGGAGTTAAAGGACATTGATGTTCTTactattgatgagttaaaaagCTCATTAATAGTGCATGAACAGAAGTTTCAAAGACGTAATGGTGAGGAACAGTCTTTGAAAGTGACATCTGAAGGAGGAAGAAGTCATGGTCGTGGTACTTATAGAGGGAGAGGAAGAGGGAGAGGTCGAGCAGACTTCAACAAGGCAACTGTGGAATGTTATCGATGCCATCAACTTAGACATTTTTGGTATGAATGTCCTTCTCGGAACAAAGAAGCAAATTATGCACAGCTTGATGAGGAAGAAGAAATGTTTTTGATGTCTTATGTGTAGTTCTATAAGGCCAAAAGAGAAGATGCATGGTTCCTTGATTCAAAGTGTTCTAATCACATGTGCGGCGATCGAACTATGTTCAATGAACTCGATGAAAATTTTCGACATTCAGTAAAATTGGGGAACAACACTAAGATGGATGTGATGGGAAAAGGAAGTGTGAAGTTGCTGCTGGATGGAGTCAATCATGTTGTTGCTGAGGTATATTATATTCCAAAGTTGAGAAATAATCTCTTGAGCATAGGGCAGTTGCAAGAAAGAGGCTTGGCTATTTTGATCAATGGAAGGATGTGCAATTTCATCCAGAGAATGGTTTGATAATTCAAACCAATATGAGTGCCAATCAGATGTTTATCTTGCTACTTCAATCTTAAGCTCCCTCTCAAGTACAATCAGATCAATGCTTTCACACAAGAACTCAAAACTTGTTTCATCTTTGGCATCGGAGGTATAGACATCTGAGTTACAAGGGTTTGAGAACCTTGCTGTACAAGAATATGGTACGTGGACTTCCTCAATTCTCTGTCTCAAGTGTGACATGCACTGATTGCATCAACGGGGAGTAACTACATGACCCTATTCCAAAGAAGAGTACTTGGAGAGCAACTCAGAAGTTGGAACTTATTCATGCAGATATTTGTGGTCCGATCACTCCTACATCTAATAGTAACAAGAGGTACATTTTGTTATTCATTGATGATTGTAGTAGAAAAGCATGGGTTTATTTCTTGGTGGAGAAGTTAGAggctttaaattcttttaaagccTTTAAGACTATGGTTGAAAAAGAAACAAGGTTATTTGTTAAGTGTTTTCGCATTGATAGAAGAGGAGAATTCAATTCAAATGAGTTCAATGATTTTTGCAAACAAAGTGGGATCAAGAGGCAGTTGACCACCGCTTATACTCCGCAACAAAACAGTGTAgcttaaaggaaaaatagaaccgTGATGAACATGGTTCGTTCGATGTTATCTGACAAGAACATTCCCAAGACTTTTTGGTCGGAGGCAGTGAACTGGACTATTTATGTCTTAAATAAGTGTCCTATATTGGCAATCAAGAATGTTACACCAAATGAGGCTTGGAGTGGAGTGAAACCCTCAGTAGATCATTTTCAGGTCTTGGTTGCATAGCACACGTTCATGTTCCAGAAGAAAGGACAACTGAACTTGATAATAGAAGCATTACTTGTGTGCTATTGGGAGTTAGTAAGGAATCAAAAGGTTATAGGCTATTCTATCTTATTACTAAGAGAGTTGTTGTGAGTAGAGATgtaattttttaagaagaaaagcAATGAGATTGGGATGTGAGTTATGAAAAACAAATGGTAGTAGATTTAGAATggggtgatggtgatggtgagaATGAAGAAAAGGTGAGTGAAAATGGGaatagagaaaatattgatGGAGAGGTAGGAGAGACTCGTGATAAGGGAGATGGTTCTAGTGAGGGTAAAGAGAGAGTGAGGGAGTTGAGGCAATCTCGTGAGAGGCAACCTTCTACGTGGATGGGTGATTATGTTAGTGGTGAAGGTCTATTTGAGGATGAAGTTCATATGGCATTAGTGGAGTCAACTAATCCATTGTATTTTTAGGACCATTGTATTTTTAGGAAGCTGTGAAGAGTGCAAATTGGAGATTGGCCATGAACAATGAAATCAAATCCATCGAAAAGAACCAAACATGGACACTCACTGAGCAGTCAGTTGGGGCCAAAAGAATAGGAGTGAAGTGGGTTTACAAAACCAAATACAATGAGCATGGAAAGATTGATAAGTACAAGGCTCATTTTGTTGCTAAATGGTACTCTCAGAAGTATGGAGTGGACTATACAGAAGTTTTTGCACTAGTGGCAAGGATGGATACAGTAAGGATGATTATTGCTTTAGCTGCACAGAAGAATTGGACGATTTTTCAACTAGATGTCAAGTCAACTTTTCTCCATGGTGAGTTGAGTGAAGATGTTTATGTGGAGTAGCCAAGAGGATATGAAAAAAAAGGGTAGTGGGCATCTAGTTTACAAGCTACACAAAGCCCtatatggattaaaacaaaCTCCACAAGCTTGGTTTAGTTGAATCGAAGC contains:
- the LOC104879116 gene encoding uncharacterized protein LOC104879116, producing the protein MKKKFEGNARVKRSHLQALRREFETLEMRSGEGVTEYFFRVMTMANKMQIYGEDMQDVKVVEKILRSLTEKFNYVVCSIEELKDIDVLTIDELKSSLIVHEQKFQRRNGEEQSLKVTSEGGRSHGRGTYRGRGRGRGRADFNKATVECYRCHQLRHFWYECPSRNKEANYAQLDEEEEMFLMSYV